The sequence below is a genomic window from Streptomyces sp. NBC_00289.
TCGGCGGCGTACTGCTGCTCATCGCCACGATCGCGGCGCTGACCTGGGCGAACGTTCCCGCACTGCAGGAGAGCTATGCGAGCGTCAGCCACTTCCACTTCGGCCCCGCAGCCCTCGGCCTGGATCTGTCGGTGGCGCACTGGGCCGCCGACGGGCTCCTCGCGATCTTCTTCTTCGTCGCCGGTATCGAGCTCAAGCGCGAGCTGGTAGCCGGCGACCTGCGTGACCCGAGGGCCGCCGCACTGCCCGTGGTGGCGGCGCTGTGCGGCATGGCCGTACCGGCGCTCGTCTACACCCTCACCAACCTCCCCGGCGGCGGCTCGACGGCGGGCTGGGCGGTGCCCACCGCCACGGACATCGCCTTCGCGCTGGCCGTGCTCGCCGTCATCGGGACGTCCCTGCCCAGCGCCCTGCGCGCCTTCCTGCTGACGCTCGCCGTCGTCGACGACCTCTTCGCGATCCTGATCATCGCGGTGTTCTTCACCGACACCATCGACTTCGCCGCGCTCGGCGGTGCCGTCGCCGGTCTCGTCGTGTTCTGGCTGCTGCTGCGCAAGGGCGTGCACGGCTGGTACGTGTACGTGCCGCTCGCCCTCGTCGTCTGGGGGCTGATGTACAACAGCGGCATCCACGCCACCATCGCCGGCGTGGCCATGGGCCTGATGCTGCGCTGCACCACCCGCGAGGTCGAGGGCCCCAGCGGGCCGGAGAGGGAGGCGCACTCCCCCGGCGAGCACATCGAGCACCTGGTGCGTCCCCTGTCGGCGGGCCTGGCCGTGCCGCTGTTCGCGCTGTTCAGTGCGGGCGTGTCGATCTCCGGCGGCGCGCTGGGCGACGTGTTCGGCAGGCCGGAGACGCTCGGCGTGGTCCTCGGGCTCGTCGTCGGCAAGACGCTCGGCATCTTCGGCGGGACCTGGCTGACGGCCCGTTTCACCCGGGCCTCGCTCAGCGACGACCTCGAATGGGCGGACGTCTTCGCGGTGGCGACCCTGGCCGGCATCGGGTTCACCGTCTCCCTGCTCATCGGCGAGCTCGCCTTCGACGGCGACGCCGTACTGACAAGTGAGGTCAAGGCCGCCGTCCTGGTCGGCTCACTCATCGCGGCCGTTCTGGCGAGCGTCGTGCTGAAGATACGGAACGCGAAGTACCGCAGGCTGTGCGAGGACGAGGAACGCGACGAGGACCTCGACGGCATCCCGGACATCTACGAGGAGCACGACCCCGCGTACCACCTGCGGATGGCCGACATCCACGAACGCAAGGCCGCCGAGCACCGCCGGATCGCGGAGCTCAGGGCCGCGGAACGGGAGGCCGCCGCGCGCCACGGGCTTGCCGAAGTGACGGGCGGGGCGGGCGAGGACGGCAACCGTCCGGCATGATCTGACGGGACGGTACAAAAGAACACCGTCCGCAGCCACAGAAGTCACGCAGAAGTCAGGCAGATGAGGGAGACCGCGATGAGCGCACCCGACGGCAGCCCGGTCGGCGCCGAACGCAGCATCGGCCAGCTGTTCGCCTCGGCGACGACCGAGATGTCAGCGCTGGTGCACGACGAGATCGCGCTGGCCAAGGCGCAACTCAAACAGGACGTCAAGCGGGGCGCGACGAGCGGCGGCGCGTTCTCGCTGGCCGGCGCGGTCCTGGTGTTCTCCCTGCCGATGCTGAACTTCGCCCTGGCGTACGGCATCCGGACCTGGAGCGACTGGAACCTCGCGGTCTGCTTCCTGCTGTCCTTCGCGGCGAACGTGCTCGTCGCGGGCGTCCTCGCGCTGATCGGTGTCGTCTTCGCGAAGAAGGCCAAGAAGGGTCAGGGCGCGCAGAAGGTCGCCGCCTCGATGAAGGAGTCGGCGGGCGTTCTGCAGAACGCCAAGCCGCACCCGCGGCAGGAGCTGCCGCGGGACCGGGCCCCGGAGGCCATCGAGGCTGTGGCACGCTCGACGTCATGACGGATCCCGCCGCCCCCTGGGCGCAACCTGCCTCGGTCGTACGACTCGACCTTCCCGGCGGGCACCAGGTCACCCACCGGGATGTCGCAGCCAACGGCGCCCGTTTCCACATCGCCGAACTCGGCGACGGGCCGCTGGTGATGCTGCTGCACGGCTTCCCGCAGTTCTGGTGGGCCTGGCGGCACCAGCTGGTGGCGCTGGCCGACGCCGGGTTCCGGGCCGTCGCCATGGACCTACGGGGCGTCGGCGGCAGCGACCGCACCCCACGGGGCTACGACCCGGCCAACCTCGCGCTCGACGTCACCGGCGTGATCCGCTCCCTGGGGGAGCCCGACGCCGCGCTGGTCGGCCACGACCTGGGCGGATATCTGGCGTGGACGGCGGCCGTGATGCGTCCCAAGCTGGTACGGCGGCTCGCGGTCTCGTCCATGCCGCATCCCCGGCGCTGGCGCTCGGCGATGCTCTCGGACGTCAAGCAGACGACCGCGGGTTCCTACATCTGGGGCTTCCAGCGGCCCTGGATCCCGGAGCGGCAGCTCCTCGCCGACGACGGCGCGTTGGTGTCCCGGCTGCTGCGGGACTGGTCGGGGCCGGGCCTGCCGGACGACGAGGCGGTGGAGACGTACCGGCGCGCGATGTGCATCCCCTCGACGGCGCACTGCTCGATCGAGCCGTACCGCTGGATGGTGCGGTCGATGGCGCGTCCGGACGGCATTCAGTTCAATCGCCGGATGAAGCGGCCGGTGCGCGT
It includes:
- a CDS encoding phage holin family protein is translated as MSAPDGSPVGAERSIGQLFASATTEMSALVHDEIALAKAQLKQDVKRGATSGGAFSLAGAVLVFSLPMLNFALAYGIRTWSDWNLAVCFLLSFAANVLVAGVLALIGVVFAKKAKKGQGAQKVAASMKESAGVLQNAKPHPRQELPRDRAPEAIEAVARSTS
- the nhaA gene encoding Na+/H+ antiporter NhaA, with product MAAPRSSPPRSVLGRLSLPERNFVADALRTETVGGVLLLIATIAALTWANVPALQESYASVSHFHFGPAALGLDLSVAHWAADGLLAIFFFVAGIELKRELVAGDLRDPRAAALPVVAALCGMAVPALVYTLTNLPGGGSTAGWAVPTATDIAFALAVLAVIGTSLPSALRAFLLTLAVVDDLFAILIIAVFFTDTIDFAALGGAVAGLVVFWLLLRKGVHGWYVYVPLALVVWGLMYNSGIHATIAGVAMGLMLRCTTREVEGPSGPEREAHSPGEHIEHLVRPLSAGLAVPLFALFSAGVSISGGALGDVFGRPETLGVVLGLVVGKTLGIFGGTWLTARFTRASLSDDLEWADVFAVATLAGIGFTVSLLIGELAFDGDAVLTSEVKAAVLVGSLIAAVLASVVLKIRNAKYRRLCEDEERDEDLDGIPDIYEEHDPAYHLRMADIHERKAAEHRRIAELRAAEREAAARHGLAEVTGGAGEDGNRPA
- a CDS encoding alpha/beta fold hydrolase, with the translated sequence MTDPAAPWAQPASVVRLDLPGGHQVTHRDVAANGARFHIAELGDGPLVMLLHGFPQFWWAWRHQLVALADAGFRAVAMDLRGVGGSDRTPRGYDPANLALDVTGVIRSLGEPDAALVGHDLGGYLAWTAAVMRPKLVRRLAVSSMPHPRRWRSAMLSDVKQTTAGSYIWGFQRPWIPERQLLADDGALVSRLLRDWSGPGLPDDEAVETYRRAMCIPSTAHCSIEPYRWMVRSMARPDGIQFNRRMKRPVRVPTLHLHGSLDPVMRTRSAAGSGEYVEAPYRWRLFDGLGHFPHEEDPVAFSTELVNWLKDPEPDR